CGGGGGTCGCCAATTTTACAACGGGTGGGTGATTAGTGTCTGCATAGGGTTGAGTGGTCCAATCCATCCTTGCGGCAAAGTCGTTTTGAAAGGCCTTGCGCCAACGCCAAATGGTGGCGTGATTACTGGTATGCCTTCGGCCGTCATGGCCAAGTACTTCGTCTGTGGCGTTGGTCCACAAGGGGCGTGTCTCTTTTTGTATAAACCAGCGTTCGAATCGCGGCGTGTAAAGTTCGTAACGTCCACCCCAGCTACCCCAATTTGGGTGCTCAAGTGAATTGAGGCCATTATTAATCAGACCCAGAAAGCTTGGGGTATCGCCTTCCATTAAATACTTCGTATAGGGGTATTGTGCACCCAGTGGCCCTTTACTTCGAACGTGTTTGTCTAGCCAAGGGTTATCAACGACCGAGAAGTCAGCGCCACTAAAGCGCGCGTGAAAATTGTCGCCGCTAATACCACTCCAAGTCGCATGATGATACGCACCACCAGAATGGATGCCTGGGCTTGCTATATAGAATAGATCGGGGAAGTTTTTCCTGATCCAGGGGCCGGAATCATCTTGATCTGAAATGGTGTAAACACGGATCTTCGACACAAATCTTTTCAGTTCTTGGGGCGTGCGGGTTTCACGAATTTTCCACAGCGCTTGTGCCAATACGTTCGGGCCACCCCATATGCTTACCCAAAGCGGGCGGGAGTCGTTTTTATCAACTTGTTGGATTAATAATTTACTCCCTTCGGAATCCATGCCTTTTCCTACCGCAGTCATCCCGTAAGATGAATGGCCTTCACGTACTATGGAGAGCAAATAGTTTTCGGTGGGAAATCCTGGTTCGTGCAGCAATAAATTGTTTTGTACCTTACCGTATGCGTTGATGATTTTCCGAATACGCGCGGCGGCCGTATGGTTTTTCTGATGAACAGATGTTGTGGCTACTAGGCCTTCTATGTCCCACTGATTTGAATAAGTGAGAAAACGTACCATCGACTGCGCGTCGTCGGGTTCGTTTTCGATGTCAGTAAGAACAAAAACACGGGGCTTTATACTTGGTTTTTTGTCCGCATAGACAAAGTTGATATTTAATAAGAAACACGAAAGACTAACAAAAAAAATCGAAAACAATTTCCTTGAGATAATTGTTTTACGAGTATTCGGTATGGTCATTTCTCCGCTCATTCTTCCCCTCAATTTTATTTCGTGATGTTTCTCTATTATTTTAAAAACTATCGCTTGACTCAATGTAACCCTGCATACCTTGGGTTAGTGGCTTCCAATAACTCGCGTGATACGTAAAGCGATAGCCGGTTTTTGCGGTAGCGGAATAGAGCGATTGTGGGTGTCAGTGAAGCTATAGCGGTCTTTACGTTCTATTTCAAAAACCCCTTCAACCGGTGTGATTGTCATTCCCCAGGTGTCGATTATATCAAGGTTGAAGGCCATTCCATTTTCTAGCCCTTTTGCTGGTAATGTGAATGACCAGTTCTTCGGTGTTTTATGGCCAAAATAAATGAGGTAATATTCACCACGCTGGCCGCCAATATTAGGGTTCCACCACTTGTCAGTAGGTTCGATGCCATTTGCTGGACCCTCTTCAAGAATAGTACGCAAGAATTTGAGTCTGGCAGGGCTTTCTCCTTTTAGGGTGCCACCCTGACCGAGCCAAACGAATTTATCGCTATCGCCTGGTTCAACGAAGAATTCACTATGACCCACGTAGGTTCCCACAACCGAACCTGCCCAAAAACGATGAACCAGTTCTTGCCCGCTTAATTGGGCCCAACGAGAGGCATAATTTCCTTCGTATTCAACTTCGTCATAGACGATAGGTTTGTTGTAAACATCACGATAAAGCTGTGCACTGCCGGGGCTGGTAACGGCCAATCCATTTTGCATACTGACATGGGTTACCCAAGGTTTTGTATGGTTGTATATCTTTTTTCCATTGTGAATGGAGCGCAGGTGTTGGTATGGGTCAGAATTCGCTACAATCTTGAAAAGTCTATCCCAGTCTTCTTCCGTTTTGGTGCGAATAAAGTCGTATTCATTGGCTAGCGACCACCACACATTTCGATAGGCACTTAAGCGAGCGACAATATAACGCAAGTATCTTTCTTCAACCTCTGGGGCCATATTATCTAGCCCCCAAATATGTTTATCATCGTAAGGGTGGAATAAAATCAGGTCGGCTTCAATATTGAGTTCTTGCAGCTGGCTCAGTCGTTTTTCGAGGTGTTGAAAAAAATCCGGGTTAAAGCGCGAGTAGTCAGGTTTGGTGGGCTTGCCCGCAAACGGGAAACGCTTGGGCGGTAAGCCTTTGGTGCCGTGTGTTTGTGGGAATACACACATGCGTATTTTATTAAAAGGTGAAGAGGCCAGTGTGCTTAGTGTTTGTTCTTCTATTTTATCCGGGCGGTGCGTCCAGGTATAAGATGTAGTACCTATCGGCTTAAAGGGCGTGCCATCTGCATACGAAAAATGAAACGTGTGTGCAACGCTTACTGGCCCGTGGTTTTCTGGTGAAGGGGCCACGGCAACGAAGTTACCTTGTTGTCCGGTAAGCTCCCAGCGGTTGCTATGGGTAATATAGGCCCAGTTTCCAATGCTGTCGGGCATAAAACGGATTTTGTAGAGGCCTTTACCGTCGTAAAATCCGTTTGCCTTTAGGGTTTTGACTCCATTCGTAAAGTTAGCGGACAGCTGTACTTCCGTAAATGGGTTGCCTTTCGTAGGGCCAGGTAGGGTGAGTTCGAAAACTCCCCATTGCTCAACCTGTATATTAATGGCCGCGTGGGCCGGTAATAAACAGGTCATTAGCGCTGCCAAAATGTAGGCGTGTACTGGCGTCAATAAGTGAATTTTTTTCATCTAGAATTAAACCTACTGTTAATTTGAACGCCGTGACTTGTGCGCTGAGATTTGAGGGCTATCACTTACCCCATAAAAAAATCGATGCGGCTTATTGCTCCGGAATTCGTTCGAACACTAATATCCAGTCCTGCCCGCGTCCAGATGTGGGCGGTGTAAATATTTGAAAAGTTTGATTATCTCTATCGCGCGGTGAGGTACGAAACTCATAGGAAGCACCGTAGCGCGGGTCAAACCATGTTTTTTTTGAACGTACTGCGTTGAGCTTACTTTGGTCGAGCGTAAAGCTCTCGCCGCGCGGTGAATATATGACAATACGCGAGCCATCACGCGCTCGCATTGCCCGTATCTTGGCAGGCCCTCGTACGGGACCGTCTACGATCAGGCTTTGATCTGGTATAAGGTTTTGGAATTGGTTGGCTTCCATGAACCGCCGCAG
The Teredinibacter franksiae DNA segment above includes these coding regions:
- a CDS encoding DUF1593 domain-containing protein translates to MTIPNTRKTIISRKLFSIFFVSLSCFLLNINFVYADKKPSIKPRVFVLTDIENEPDDAQSMVRFLTYSNQWDIEGLVATTSVHQKNHTAAARIRKIINAYGKVQNNLLLHEPGFPTENYLLSIVREGHSSYGMTAVGKGMDSEGSKLLIQQVDKNDSRPLWVSIWGGPNVLAQALWKIRETRTPQELKRFVSKIRVYTISDQDDSGPWIRKNFPDLFYIASPGIHSGGAYHHATWSGISGDNFHARFSGADFSVVDNPWLDKHVRSKGPLGAQYPYTKYLMEGDTPSFLGLINNGLNSLEHPNWGSWGGRYELYTPRFERWFIQKETRPLWTNATDEVLGHDGRRHTSNHATIWRWRKAFQNDFAARMDWTTQPYADTNHPPVVKLATPAAITAKPGGRVELSAIGSTDPDSDQLSYRWFYYLEAGSFTVSSARSGQPVEIQNFDQPQAWFNIPTKRVLRKGTMHIILAVTDHGKPRLTRYKRVIISVKP
- a CDS encoding DUF5060 domain-containing protein, producing MKKIHLLTPVHAYILAALMTCLLPAHAAINIQVEQWGVFELTLPGPTKGNPFTEVQLSANFTNGVKTLKANGFYDGKGLYKIRFMPDSIGNWAYITHSNRWELTGQQGNFVAVAPSPENHGPVSVAHTFHFSYADGTPFKPIGTTSYTWTHRPDKIEEQTLSTLASSPFNKIRMCVFPQTHGTKGLPPKRFPFAGKPTKPDYSRFNPDFFQHLEKRLSQLQELNIEADLILFHPYDDKHIWGLDNMAPEVEERYLRYIVARLSAYRNVWWSLANEYDFIRTKTEEDWDRLFKIVANSDPYQHLRSIHNGKKIYNHTKPWVTHVSMQNGLAVTSPGSAQLYRDVYNKPIVYDEVEYEGNYASRWAQLSGQELVHRFWAGSVVGTYVGHSEFFVEPGDSDKFVWLGQGGTLKGESPARLKFLRTILEEGPANGIEPTDKWWNPNIGGQRGEYYLIYFGHKTPKNWSFTLPAKGLENGMAFNLDIIDTWGMTITPVEGVFEIERKDRYSFTDTHNRSIPLPQKPAIALRITRVIGSH